The following proteins come from a genomic window of Nicotiana tomentosiformis chromosome 12, ASM39032v3, whole genome shotgun sequence:
- the LOC138902519 gene encoding uncharacterized protein: MGSLAFILVNERPLALDVQALANQFVRLDVSEPSRILACTVAQSSLFERIKERQYNDSHLLVLRDTVRHGDAKQVTVGDDGALRMQGRVCVPNVEELREMILKDAHSSRYSIHSGAAKMYQDLRRHYWWRRMKNDIVAYVVRCLNYQQVKYEHQRPGGLL; the protein is encoded by the coding sequence atgggcagtcttgcattcATTCTAGTTAATGAGAGgccgcttgcattagatgttcaggctttggccaatcagttcgtgaggttggatgtttctgagcctagtcgtattctagcttgtacagtcgcccAGTCTtcgttgtttgagcgcatcaaggagCGACAGTATAATGActctcatttgcttgtccttagggacacggtgcggcatggtgatgccaagcaggttacggttggagatgatggagctttgaggatgcaaggtcgtgtttgtgtgcctaatgtggaagAACTTCGTGAGATGATTCTTAAGGatgcccacagttcccggtattctattcactcgggtgccgccaagatgtatcaggacttgcggcggcattattggtggaggaggatgaagaatgatatagttgcttatgtagttCGGTGcctgaattatcagcaagtgaagtatgagcatcagagacctggtggtttgctttag